CGGCCAGATCGTCGGCGGCTATGACGATGTCACCGCTGGCAGCAGCGTCGATGACGACGGCAACGACAACAACGACCAGTCGATCGAAGGCTTCGCCTACGGCGCGGCGGTCGGTTACGACTTCGACTTCGGCGGTGCGGTGATCGGTGCGGAAGCCGAATACACGGATTCGACGGCGAAGACCGACTTCAATGACGGCGACTTCGAAGGCTTCGGCTTCGGCAATGTCGACGCCGGCCGTGACCTCTATTTCGGCGTCCGCGCCGGTGCCAAGGTCGCTCCCGACGTGCTGGCCTATGCCAAGGGCGGTTACACCAACGCGAAGCTGAACGTGCTTGCCAATGACGGCACGACCGAGTTCGACGAGGACTTCGACCTCGACGG
The genomic region above belongs to Qipengyuania spongiae and contains:
- a CDS encoding outer membrane protein; translation: MKKLTALMLAGSVAAIAAPAMAQEANTFTGLRGQIVGGYDDVTAGSSVDDDGNDNNDQSIEGFAYGAAVGYDFDFGGAVIGAEAEYTDSTAKTDFNDGDFEGFGFGNVDAGRDLYFGVRAGAKVAPDVLAYAKGGYTNAKLNVLANDGTTEFDEDFDLDGYRIGAGVEYAMNTNTFINVEYRYSNYSRAEVDFNDSLPNSDRFDVDLDRHQIMAGVGVRF